A genomic segment from Antedon mediterranea chromosome 6, ecAntMedi1.1, whole genome shotgun sequence encodes:
- the LOC140051753 gene encoding uncharacterized protein produces MYRLIFHIGLLCWMVRQSHSQACGVNARQGIINGDISIGFIFPFSGPSEDGVGCNTTVQSPDNIQLIEAAIHIVNSINSDQILPGISIGLEAWDTCHLSSVAVDRSIAYLNEQVSYTNDDGTACSSTSLLAGMIGLSDNGPATAVTSLLNEAMVPFVSYGASSSNLQMYDYFLRTVPSDFMDVEVIVKVLVELRWTYVYTFTSADESNMAANEYFQMLAKNNGICVSDSKTVYTNSNDSDYNSIISSFTDGGPNIVVLFSSTADSIRLFQTTQSMSKGLQWVIGREILKDSIGLQKDTINVTRGMLGVAPSVLSSKVEAFQSVFTGDNSLNSQADPWFVDYKLLQKTNVTQNMFVAPLQNAFMLYANALHNAQADQCSGNGVCDTLRNISPNDLMGYLTKAEFVGVDGSNVSFSSNRQLMNQSYDVFNIGFASETQNKRFSVGNLTNNNLTLEKDSIHVWWQGKKERVSDVNATCGSPCRDLACGEAEDLTKVYIPGNIILGGMFGVHDNAPYPSSAGCGNINNEGIQQLEALFYGLDLLNSDSSVLPNITVGIDAFDTCNSPSRAGNIAIKLVSDAEFGGTGSGQRTDASGNIEHVYGIIGPGSDDECSEVLKVSGIYDVPDISYSAQSASLSNTYNYPEFARTVSVETMPIAAIIEILVAKNWNFVQAVITPSSYGWNSYSVLSQQAPPKGICVTQRVMPSNAVSMDSLIEDMTQGDAANVTILLTEEGDTYRFLTEITARNLNGKFYIIAATKWPVNTVTNDIQNGLKGLTVVNMRDRDVTGFKQYFSNLKPSTNLRNPWFREYWQNVFNCSFEDNKQMCNDSMSLKPANVTNPYVGEVVDSLYAMAYGLHTLQGNKCPLQTSVCYDMTQSTGNELFLNMRSANFESRNEDKKMVYFNYQGDGSSDYDIFNYQQVGGNPFEYVKIGSYTMSKLDINATLVKYYDQSGREAPNDGNACVGTCDNCEAVQKEKVAEVRNGDVWIGGFFELNQPGNDRINCLDELLPYNIQHLEAFMWAIDEVNKNISILPDINIGAIAFDTCGLPEKARRDVTNFVSKAVEYRSGYPKDSIRVTGIIGGETSDSSIEIADVITPLNISQISYAATSEVLNDVNKYPYFMRTVSTDSDQARALVDIITSFGWTYVSVLYSDDEYGIDMLREFSKIAQNSDICIAMNLKIQINSTINDFDQNVKTLLTNRQSTIAVLLTSDIDTKQILDAAQRQDVSSIQWLGTETWGSRGYITQAARNTSQRAITIQFQETVAKGFKEYYTNLNPYYNTRNPWFSQFWMDNFQCNLNLWNVEKKYDSQCHWDLKLEDDYVEEAEVTYIANAVKAFAIGLNKTMQIVCPDVTNYVCQAVYNNSNLLKENIRSAQFIGFGGKEFSFDAEGNGPPKYDILNFVGDAYNMIGSWVNGTLTWNGTDWKTAVDNVKSECVGRCTECTRDDEIKVANVSGELQIPAFFSIHEHANYSDCGALRYSGIINLEAFLYALDEINHSETLLPGVKLGTNAFDTCMTSSRAVREASSLLAGLLDVGSNGWSSVVGMVGSETDDITKGLAAVSKEHQYTQVSYGAFSNSFNDLDEYPYLLRALPPSSVSIQVIVDILKLNKWNGVFVIYSNTMENKTNVNVFTETAVKEEICIQQQLIVPRNAEDSEYTEIISEIAGDPDSPIVVLLFTTLTDTNKLQLEATKSKRHMTWIEAGGIGKKPLKKTDVSSAVSGSFYVAPTAPGSIKRFTDYFNILGKNNNRNPWFEEYLEQINGGCDPTSGVACTSPAQLSLNDADQLMVGAIFDSVFAIAYGIDSLLKSTCSGGDGSGICAEFLNLTPDDLFKVIQKVNGKGITGGDLAFTTDGYMMRDFDVYNYQEKDDDYSFVNVGTWSNKNNLILDSVEFYGDDGKTTESLTSTCKERVVTTVTYPPKMTTDESEKSHNSQKLTSEKSVTGNLYYVIVCLCLVGIALTLATMLYFFLKRKTSLVSKYSYSLCTLHLISILFLYILPLLFGIEASDSVCAVQHFIIGLAFAARTASALLMSIRLYRTGKHERRISGEKTTHTNDSSQTILFCCLMLVEVMLIVEWVVIEPLEKLYVTGSDETLKCFYDMDALAISFIYIFVMLLVTLGVTIWARMKVDLAYHPQIFGVMISTIGTMVTFIIWILAANMTDKEEDIPTFISFGAIVTATITLIVIFPPKIAHIYKRYDPRFDDTASILSRSSSVTSNANRYVEPRSTSASNVVVENPAALGVLAEEEKEENTGV; encoded by the exons ATGTaccgacttatttttcacatcgGACTCCTTTGTTGGATGGTAAGACAAAGTCATTCGCAGGCATGTGGTGTCAATGCTCGACAGGGGATCATAAATGGCGACATAAGTATTGGATTTATTTTCCCATTTTCTGGGCCTAGTGAAGACGGAGTTGGTTGCAACACAACGGTACAGTCTCCAGATAATATTCAACTAATAGAAGCGGCAATACACATTGTGAATTCTATCAACAGCGACCAGATTCTTCCTGGAATAAGCATTG GTTTAGAAGCATGGGACACCTGCCATCTTTCAAGTGTGGCAGTAGACAGAAGCATTGCTTATTTAAATGAACAGGTGTCGTACACCAACGATGATGGAACAGCATGTTCTTCAACCAGCCTTTTGGCAG GTATGATTGGGTTGTCGGATAATGGACCAGCAACTGCTGTGACGTCACTCTTAAACGAGGCAATGGTCCCATTTGTCAGTTATGGGGCGTCTTCATCAAATTTGCAGATGTATGATTACTTTCTAAGGACGGTTCCATCAGATTTTATGGATGTGGAG GTAATAGTCAAAGTACTCGTGGAATTGAGGTGGACCTATGTTTACACCTTCACCTCAGCTGATGAATCGAATATGGCAGCAAATGAATACTTCCAAATGTTGGCAAAGAACAACGGAATCTGTGTCAGTGACTCGAAAACTGTTTACACGAACTCGAACGACAGTGACTACAATTCAATCATTTCTAGCTTTACAGATGGTGGTCCCAATATCGTAGTATTGTTTTCTTCTACAGCCGATTCTATTAGGCTTTTTCAGACAACTCAGAGTATGTCAAAGGGTTTGCAATGGGTCATCGGGCGCGAGATTTTGAAAGATAGTATTGGTTTACAGAAAGACACCATTAACGTAACAAGAGGAATGCTTGGTGTTGCCCCGAGCGTGCTGAGTTCCAAAGTTGAAGCCTTTCAATCCGTCTTCACTGGTGACAACTCACTCAACAGCCAGGCTGATCCATGGTTCGTGGACTATAAACTCTTACAAAAGACGAATGTCACACAAAACATGTTTGTAGCACCGTTACAGAATGCCTTCATGTTGTATGCAAACGCACTCCACAATGCGCAGGCAGACCAATGCAGTGGAAACGGAGTTTGCGATACTTTAAGAAACATTTCTCCTAATGATCTTATGGGTTATCTAACCAAAGCAGAGTTTGTCGGGGTTGATGGATCAAACGTGTCTTTTAGTAGTAATCGTCAGTTGATGAACCAATCCTACGACGTCTTCAATATTGGGTTTGCTAGTGAAACCCAAAATAAACGTTTTTCG gTTGGAAATCTTACAAATAACAATCTTACATTAGAGAAAGATTCGATTCATGTTTGGTGGCAAGGTAAGAAAGAGAGAGTATCCGATGTAAACGCCACGTGTGGTAGTCCGTGTCGAGATCTTGCATGTGGAGAGGCAGAGGATTTAACAAAG GTTTATATACCAGGCAACATTATTCTGGGAGGAATGTTCGGAGTACACGATAATGCGCCGTACCCTTCTTCAGCAGGTTGTGGCAATATAAACAACGAAGGAATCCAACAGTTAGAAGCTCTATTTTACGGTCTTGATTTATTAAACAGCGACAGTTCAGTACTTCCGAATATTACTGTCGGAATTGATGCTTTTGACACTTGTAACTCTCCTAGCCGAGCTGGGAACATAGCAATTAAACTTGTCAGTGATGCCGAATTTGGTGGTACCGGTTCTGGACAACGGACAGATGCATCGGGCAATATAGAACATGTTTATGGGATAATAGGTCCTGGATCTGATGATGAGTGTTCCGAAGTTTTGAAAGTGTCCGGCATTTACGATGTTCCTGATATTTCGTACTCTGCCCAATCAGCGAGTCTTAGTAATACGTATAATTATCCAGAGTTTGCGCGTACTGTATCCGTGGAAACCATGCCGATTGCCGCCATAATTGAAATTCTGGTAGCAAAAAATTGGAATTTTGTGCAGGCAGTTATCACTCCGAGTTCGTACGGCTGGAACTCATACAGTGTTTTATCTCAGCAAGCACCGCCT AAAGGAATTTGTGTGACACAGAGAGTGATGCCTAGCAATGCAGTGTCTATGGATTCTCTTATTGAAGATATGACCCAAGGTGATGCCGCTAATGTAACGATTCTGTTGACTGAAGAAGGTGACACATACCGGTTCTTAACAGAGATTACAGCCAGAAATTTAAATGGAAAATTCTACATAATTGCAGCAACCAAATGGCCAGTAAATACTGTTACTAATGACATACAAAATGGACTTAAAG GTTTAACTGTTGTTAACATGAGAGATCGTGACGTCACAGGGTTTAAGCAATATTTCAGCAATCTGAAGCCTTCTACAAACCTTCGCAATCCTTGGTTTAGAGAGTATTGGCAGAATGTATTCAACTGTAGTTTTGAGGACAACAAACAGATGTGTAATG ATTCCATGTCTTTGAAACCCGCTAATGTCACCAATCCGTACGTTGGTGAAGTGGTTGATAGCTTGTATGCAATGGCGTATGGACTTCACACTCTACAGGGTAACAAGTGTCCTCTGCAAACGTCTGTATGCTACGACATGACCCAATCCACTGGAAATGAACTATTCCTAAATATGAGAAGTGCTAATTTTGAAAGTAGAAATGAAGATaagaaaatggtgtattttaaCTATCAAGGAGATGGCAGTTCTGATTATGACATATTTAACTACCAACAAGTTGGTGGAAACCCATTTGAATATGTTAAGATTGGCTCTTATACAATGAGCAAATTAGATATAAATGCAACGTTAGTGAAATATTACGACCAGTCTGGTAGAGAAGCCCCTAACGATGGTAATGCTTGCGTGGGTACTTGCGACAACTGTGAggcagtacagaaagaaaaggTGGCGGAGGTACGAAATGGTGATGTTTGGATCGGAG GATTTTTTGAGCTAAATCAACCTGGCAACGACCGTATCAATTGTTTAGACGAACTTCTGCCTTACAATATACAGCATCTAGAAGCGTTTATGTGGGCGATTGATGAAGTCAACAAGAATATATCTATATTACCAGATATTAACATAGGAGCCATAGCGTTTGATACATGTGGCCTTCCTGAAAAAGCTCGACGCGACGTGACAAACTTCGTCTCAAAGGCGGTTGAATATCGCTCAGGCTACCCCAAGGATAGCATACGAGTGACTGGAATTATTGGCGGAGAAACTAGTGATTCGTCCATCGAAATCGCAGACGTTATAACACCGTTAAACATTTCCCAGATAAGCTATGCTGCAACCAGTGAAGTTTTGAATGACGTAAACAAGTACCCGTATTTTATGCGCACCGTTTCTACAGATTCAGACCAGGCACGCGCTTTGGTTGATATCATAACAAGCTTCGGTTGGACATACGTTTCTGTATTGTATTCTGATGACGAGTATGGTATAGATATGCTTCGTGAATTCAGTAAAATTGCTCAAAACTCCGACATATGCATCGCAATGAATCTGAAAATTCAGATAAATTCGACAATAAATGACTTTGACCAAAACGTGAAGACGCTGCTAACAAACAGGCAGTCAACGATTGCTGTTCTTTTGACGTCTGATATTGATACAAAGCAGATCCTTGATGCTGCACAACGTCAGGACGTCTCCAGCATTCAGTGGTTAGGAACCGAAACATGGGGATCAAGAGGTTATATTACACAGGCTGCTAGAAATACTTCTCAGCGTGCTATAACAATACAATTTCAAGAGACAGTCGCTAAAGGATTTAAAGAATACTATACTAATTTGAATCCTTATTATAATACTCGTAATCCATGGTTTAGTCAGTTTTGGATGGACAACTTCCAATGCAATCTAAATTTGTGGAATGTAGAGAAAAAGTATGATAGTCAATGTCATTGGGATCTAAAACTTGAAGACGATTACGTGGAAGAAGCAGAAGTTACATACATTGCAAACGCTGTAAAGGCTTTTGCAATTGGACTTAATAAAACTATGCAAATAGTATGTCCTGACGTCACAAA CTATGTATGTCAGGCTGTTTACAACAATTCGAATTTGCTTAAAGAAAACATACGGTCTGCACAATTCATTGGATTCGGAGGAAAAGAATTCAGTTTCGACGCAGAAGGAAATGGGCCACCCAAGTATGATATTCTGAACTTTGTTGGCGATGCCTATAATATG ATTGGTTCATGGGTTAACGGTACGTTAACCTGGAATGGAACAGACTGGAAAACAGCAGTTGACAACGTAAAATCTGAATGTGTTGGACGATGCACGGAGTGTACAAGAGATGATGAAATTAAGGTAGCAAATGTATCGGGAGAGTTGCAGATTCCAGCTTTCTTCTCCATTCATGAGCATGCTAATTACAGTGATTGTGGAGCACTTCGTTATTCTGGTATAATAAATCTAGAAGCATTTTTGTATGCGTTGGATGAAATTAACCACAGTGAAACTTTGCTTCCCGGTGTCAAACTCGGTACGAACGCGTTCGATACTTGTATGACTAGTTCGCGAGCAGTGCGAGAAGCGTCATCTTTACTTGCAGGACTGCTAGACGTTGGAAGTAATGGTTGGTCATCTGTTGTGGGAATGGTGGGGTCTGAGACAGATGACATAACTAAAGGCTTAGCAGCAGTATCAAAAGAACATCAATATACACAA GTAAGCTATGGAGCATTCTCGAATTCCTTCAACGATTTAGATGAATACCCGTACCTTCTGCGAGCGTTACCGCCATCTTCTGTTTCAATACAAGTCATAGTGGACATCCTCAAGCTCAATAAATGGAATGGTGTCTTTGTGATATACTCAAATACAATGGAAAACAAAACAA ATGTAAACGTATTTACTGAAACTGCCGTAAAAGAGGAAATCTGTATTCAGCAACAGTTGATAGTTCCACGTAATGCAGAAGACAGCGAATATACTGAAATAATAAGTGAGATTGCCGGCGACCCAGACTCACCAATAGTAGTGTTACTCTTTACAACGTTAACAGATACAAACAAACTACAGCTTGAAGCGACTAAATCAAAGCGTCACATGACATGGATTGAAGCAGGAGGTATCGGTAAGAAACCTCTAAAGAAAACTGATGTCAGTAGTGCCGTGTCTGGTAGTTTCTACGTGGCACCGACAGCACCTGGGTCAATCAAGCGTTTTACggattatttcaatattttaggAAAAAACAACAATCGTAATCCATGGTTCGAAGAGTACTTGGAACAAATTAATGGAGGGTGCGATCCTACTTCTGGAGTAGCATGTACATCGCCTGCTCAGCTCTCCCTGAACGATGCCGATCAATTAATGGTAGGGGCTATATTTGACAGTGTGTTCGCTATTGCGTACGGGATAGACTCATTGCTGAAGTCAACATGCAGTGGTGGTGATGGTTCTGGAATATGTGCAGAATTCCTCAATCTAACTCCTGACGACCTTTTCAAAGTAATTCAAAAGGTAAATGGTAAAGGTATTACTGGTGGAGATTTGGCATTTACTACTGATGGGTATATGATGAGAGATTTTGATGTATATAACTATCAAGAAAAAGACGATGATTATTCGTTTGTCAAT GTTGGAACATGGTCTAATAAGAACAACTTGATCCTTGATTCTGTTGAGTTTTATGGTGATGACGGAAAGACAACCGAATCACTAACTTCAACGTGTAAAGAACGAGTTGTTACTACTGTAACATATCCACCAAAGATGACGACAGATGAATCCGAAAAGAGCCATAATAGTCAGAAACTCACGTCTGAAAAATCTGTAACGGGTAATTTATATTACGTCATCGTGTGTCTTTGTCTTGTGGGTATAGCGTTAACATTGGCAACAATGCTATATTTTTTCCTTAAGCGAAAGACCTCATTGGTGTCGAAATATTCCTACAGTCTATGTACACTACATCTGATTTCAATCCTTTTCTTGTACATTCTGCCTCTTCTCTTTGGAATTGAAGCTTCTGATTCGGTATGTGCtgtacaacattttattattggactGGCTTTCGCTGCACGCACAGCAAGTGCATTGTTGATGTCTATTCGGTTGTACCGCACCGGGAAGCACGAGAGAAGGATTTCTGGCGAGAAAACAACCCACACAAACGATAGTAGTCAAACAATATTGTTCTGCTGCCTGATGTTAGTTGAGGTGATGTTGATTGTGGAGTGGGTCGTTATTGAACCTCTGGAGAAACTCTACGTTACCGGCTCAGACGAGaccttaaaatgtttttacgaCATGGATGCTCTGGcgatttcttttatttacatcTTCGTGATGTTGCTGGTGACACTTGGTGTAACAATCTGGGCTAGGATGAAAGTGGATTTGGCATACCATCCCCAGATATTTGGTGTCATGATTTCGACTATCG GAACAATGGTGACGTTCATCATATGGATTCTTGCAGCAAATATGACCGACAAAGAAGAAGACATTCCAACTTTCATTAGCTTTGGTGCTATTGTCACAGCGACAATTACTCTTATAGTTATCTTCCCGCCAAAAATTGCTCATATTTACAAACGATATGATCCAAGGTTTGACGATACTGCCAGCATCCTTTCAAGAAGTTCCTCCGTTACTTCAAATGCAAATCGATACGTGGAACCTC gCAGCACTAGCGCATCAAACGTAGTTGTTGAAAACCCAGCTGCTCTTGGTGTTTTGGCTGAAGAAGAAAAGGAGGAAAACACTGGCGTATAA